The window AGAAAGGAGTCAAACACAGCAGCCAATAAGAGGTAATGGGGATAAAAATATGTCTCATTTATTCTAAACACAAGCCTGGTGTGTATGTGGCCTAAcaggcctgtttttgcagtgtagctGTTCTAATCTGATCTGATAGGGgagcaataaagtttttttaaacttgagtAGGTATtgtcagacaaaaataaaacctttctgAGGTGTGTCCTTCTGAGTTCATAAGCTTTGTCCTTCACTGATAGTATTCTCTCCTTCTCCGTGATgttaaatcctgtttttttttcaaatgtcctGCATTTTTGTCCAGTTTGTCCCATATATCTCCTTCTGCCAGACTTTTCTACCTGCCCCTAAGGTGAGAGTGTCCCCAATTTACCATTTGGTCAAAATCTAACCTCCCTCACGCTTTTAAAAGGTCATCTTCTGCCATTAAACTATTCCCTAAaattgaatatatttttttaccacTCACATTTTCTCTTGCCTGTGCTCCTACctccatttatttttgtttagatcATAAATCTCTTGagctttatttgtgtttttgttgtctgtTTGAAGGATTAATCTAAAATAAAGCCCGGTCACACTCCTCGACTTCAATACCCTGTGGCCCAATTATGAGGGTATGATTTCTCAGGAGACAAACCAGCAAACAGCGGCTTCTCTCCAAAGAACATCCAACCTCTGCGGAAGCGATAACAGCAGTGGATGGTTTCTGCATCtgaatggacttttttttttgtcacatgaaGGGGGGATTAAATGACCCACAGGCCTACTGACCATCAGTCTGCTGATTGAGCTTTTTCCTTTGTGCTGTCTGCAGCTCAAACATGCAGATCTAGGCTGTTCGGTCCTGATGATGCATTTATGATTGTGGCAAATAGATTTAGAGTAGGAATAAGTAGAAACCAACAACAAATGTATTCAAACATAattaatctaaataaaaattagCCTCAAATGCAAAaaggtttatacaaataaactcctcgtgtgtcagaagatttataaaGGTCAAGTCTGTCCAttacaagaggccttcagctcttattGGTTTGCTCACCTAAAGTCGAAACCTTTTCTTTATTGACGTAAATACCTTTAGTTTGTTATTTTCCTGTGTTGGTTTAGATTGTTTTTCGATTtggataaaaaagatttttggatGACTCCAACATCTTCACGCTCAGTTTTGCACACACTGACGCACACACTGGGTTTGTGTGGCACGTTCCATAATGCGCTAAAACCGCCTATGGCTAGCCAATTCTAGCACTTggacctacagttggaagagccttggtctgaaatgtcaaagcggttcAAATCTCGTtctaggctttttctttcacacccCTATTCTAAATCTGCGTTTCCGACCCCGGCGTGAAAGTAGCATGCAGGTGTTTGTCAAATGTCCTCTGGAAGATGAAAAGCTTTGAATCGGATTTGGTTGGGGTTCGTTTAGTAGACATTATAAGGTCTATGTGTGAATGCTACACTTCCTAAATGCAGACAAAATACTTTTCTTAGGAAACAAAAGGAGTGGAAACCAGGGAAATCATGAAACAACGTTCATTTGACTCATACCAAGCCTGGAGTACtgtgataaaataataaaaaataaattgaccCTTTGAACGTAAACATACTGGTATACATTAGGGATGCAGTAATTCACTTTCCTCGTGATTCTGTTCAATGCTGTAACATACGGTTTTAACACCCAGAGCTGTGGCATCCCTATAGTGGAAATGGAACAAAATAATTTGAAGTTCCCTCTCTTGCTTTTCCCTCTGAAGCACTGTGAGGAGAGCCAACTCTAATGAGCACGTCGGGACCCTTACTCGGAAAGATTCGGGCGACGCCAAAGGCAACCGAACTCGAGCCGGATCGACTGGCAGCAACTCCAGCGGCAAAAGAAGCGACAGGTAGGACCATTGCTTCTTCTCCtagtttaaactgttttaacaGGGAAACTGGAAAACCTAAGCTTTTCTGATGTGACGCTGAAGTAAAGAATGAAAATGTGGAGCTTATTGACCAACTGTGTGTTTGCTTTACAGCAAGCAGAGGGACCCGGTGTTCAATGCAGGTAAGAACTTGTACCTCTTTAACATCACACCTGAAGgatttttctttgctctttaaaaacCTTCGTCGGAAATGTTTTGTTCAGTGGTCCCGAACCCCCAGGCCGAGGACCAGTACCGGTCTGTGGGACAGTTGCTACCAGGCcacataaaaatagaaaaacacaatctactttttttatgctttatttaCAATTTGATTCTGGAGGAAATTTGATTTCGGAAAACAAATAGATTCTCCATTTCATCCAACTCATTTTTGACGTCTGTCAAATCACTCAGTCAGCAACTGGCTGTCTGTTATGAACATGCTGCtaataaagatttttaaattgtggattcatgtttattattatgtttaGAAGATAAAATTTGCCCTCAAAAGTTGAAGAaaactagaaaaacaaaaactaatcaGATGCCAACTTCAGCATCATACGGGCCAGTCTATGAAAATTTAGCTTGACAGAAAACCGGTccatggcctgaaaaaggttggagatcatttcatttgattatttcttaaagtGCAAAAAGTCACTTTAAGGTCAGCTCAATGGATgtttttcccatcatccatcccttcatatttcattaaatccTCACATTCCAATGTCAATTCTTCTTAACCAtcttttcagcttttcccacatttttctttgtatgataGTTTTTACATCTAGTTTATTgctaatttaaaatttaatcaaatttaattttattttgtgaactTTCAACCCTTGTTGTGTTCAGGTCAAAATTGACCCATTTTCAAGTGTGAGAGTGTTTGAACCGGACCACTTTGCCATTTTTGaaaattttgttaaaatttcTGATGggttatatagttttttttgttttgcgtcaggcctgcacaatataacacaaatttatcgttatcgcgatatcaagttTTCTTTTGCACAAGATTGCAAAAGTCGGTGAAAATTGTAATCAattgttaccttaaatgtgctaaaacaatcttatggcagcttgaagtatttaacgaatcaaataaatctcttAATGCATTTGACTGACGGATGGACTCCCTTAACATCATAGAGCAGTCAGAAGGAGCCCTGAGCTGTTAGGtattcgcctcctatgtagacgaagGTGTTTGAAGTATAAATTAAGTTATgtgtgaattttatttaaattaaactgttgcagtgaaatggaaatgatagTTGTTtagctatttgttcatttatcccAAGTTACATCATCATCGCAATGTTGATTACAAATATCGCAATTTTTCCTCATATCTTGCAGCCCTACTTGTTTgcgtgttttttctttgtttggcaGCAAAATGTTGGGGTTGACCCCACCCCTTAGCTGATTTATTTTGATCGTTAAATCATATAAATCAGATGTCAAATAACAGAAATGGCTGCATTTCAGCGTAGAAACTTTGCTAAATTAACTTTGAGGCACGTCTGATGATGAGAAAAAAGCGCTCCGCTCTTCACCTGGTGCCTGTGTGTCTCTTTGATCTTTACAAGGGACGCGACGTGTGACCCACTGCAAAGGTAGGCCAGGCTTCCTAACCCCTCGTGCCCCCTGTCTGCATAGCTCTCTGGACACTTGATAATTacttttcacttaaaaaatcACATCTGCAGTTAGTACATTTGAAGTCTacctttaatttatttcattttgaggtTTGAAAAATCCAATCTGAGCTGTCCAGACAGAGGCATAGACTGTGTGAAAGCAGCCTCACTAAAAATGTTTAGACTGAATTCATAAAGAAGCTCCTGATTGTTTGCAGTTCATGTGTTGCTCACCGCAGATAAAGTGGCTTCTGCTTCGCCCAACTTGTCTGTTTGCTTGGAGCCCCACTTTAGCCAGAAGGGCACTTTGTTTCCTGTCGCTGTAGTAACAGTACAAAGATGCCTGACATTTGCTGTCCCACAGCTGCTCTGAGCCACTTTCCCCAGCTCTTGCAGCTCTTTGATGCAGATTAGCCACTGCTCTTGTCTTCTGCTCGCTTACATTATAAACACAGGCTTTGAAGCAGTTTTCTTAAGGCTTGTAAGCTTCTTGTTTGGGCTGAACTGCCACAAAAGtcagagttgtttttttaaacatgtactGAAGTTTatgtttaaccaaaaaaaaataaacaattatatATAAGGcaattcaaatattttcaataaaattcTCAACAAATCAGGCAATGATTTTGTTTTGGACCAGATGTATCTTGTCATaaaatgtacggtggccctgatgttcaaatcacatcaacaaatcagtcaatgcaaaaaaaattaaagatcacAAGGACaattaaaatagtaaaataaataataaaaaaccaacattagaatttcagaaataaagaaaagattaCCAGTAAAAAGTTGGTACTGGCAACCGAAACAGTTACCAGTACAAATTAAAGTTGTGGCAAGCAAGATCAGCTTAAAATGGGgcaaaaactgcctttttttaaatttattttttcaaaatttacGTTAACAAAATTGTTaagaattgaagaaaaaaagccttaaaCAGGCAAAACTGACAAAATTGTTAGGGTTGCCagttaagaaatatttttttcgaGCGATATGTCTGGTTCCAGTCAAAGACTTCCGGTTTTGAACGTGTCAGCAGGGATAAACTAGCAATAATTGCCAGTTAGATTGGTGACACATCTGCCATATTGGTTTGTTCTGTGAGTGAGAGTGGCGGCAGTGGGCCAGTCCATCTGTGTTTCCCCGTATCCGTTGAGTTAATCAATTAAACCAGCTGACCCTGTGCTGTCTTATGTATGCTCCCTTTGCTCTTAGGGCTTTGATGTGTTTCCTGTATGcagtggcggagctagaacatggGGAGCAGgaagggggcagaagactttagaagggtggcaaatgaaaacagcagagTGGGCGGCCATTACAAACGAATGAATCAAATACGTCATTTGAGGGGCTcaagattttatttcaaaatattgctttttaaatGCTTGTAAAACTTAAGGacgcttgtattgatgatttgttaatctttgtcaataatgatatGAATATTTACTCAAGCATTGGGGGCAAAGCTttttagctccgcccctgccTATATGTTAGGACTTCAGTTGTGTATTTCAGCGTGGATGCTGACATATCCTGTAGAGATGGACGTTTCAACATGCTTTAGTGGAACACCAGTGTTTAGTAACCCCCAAAGGAATTCTGCTGATTCATGTTTACATTCGCTCCTCCTTTAGCTTTCTTTGGGTGGGTGTGTGACTCTGATTTACTGGCGCTTTATGCTTTATTCATAAACCGAAAGTATTACCCAATTCTAAATAACTTACAAAAGCTTTCTCCACCCTAAACGCCTCCTAAACCtacttgtttctgtttttccccCTCTTGCATTCATCCGGCCCTGAAAACCTCAATAACCGCCCtactgcatcatcatcatcatcatcatcatcatcatcttttctcttttctcacaGTCACAGTACAGCTTTACCTCAACAACTCTGTCAAAAGGATAGAGAAGAGCGCTGAATGCTCCACTTTTGGTGTTATGGCTCGTTCAACCGCCAAACCTCAACCACTTTCCGACAGCAAAAAGCCCAAACGAGGGGCCGCTGTCAATGTGTTGTCAATCCGAAAGATCCCAAGTTGTAGCCTGAAGCTGAAAGAGTTTGGGACTCTGCCATCTCCTTTGCATACTCCCACTTATTGCAGTGCAACTAAAACACCCAGCCAGTATTTTCAGATTTGTTACTAGGTCATTCAGGACACCCATGGACCACCAACTAAATTATATGAACCGTGCAACCATCAATCAAAAGACCCACACTgataaaaattctgtttttaacgttcttgtgtcattttttctgatgatggaggacatatatgaagaaaattttgCTTCAAACTGAATTTCTGCGTATTCCTatattcaaatcaatgtgaatactaaaaatctttttttttgtattttaaatgtcaCACAAAACCTGTTGTCATTTTGACTGGTTTTAATttctccccatgttcttctgaTTCATTTCCAAATGTCTTTTAGTTTGGATTTTCCATTCCCCCATTATTCCCGTGTGTTTTCAAATAATaatatttgaataatttttctgtccatttaaactttgtgaacattttgtgaaattctttgcagcttttttcttcctgctgtcaccagtttgtgtttaaaatgacTAATAAAAGCCAGTTAAAAAGCTCTGTTTGCATGCTTAATCATTTACCACCTTTAACTGGTTGCgtgtgaataaaaaacatatttttccagCTCTACTCACTCTTCCCACCCCTCATGAATGACATTTGCGCTTCAGTCCTTATTGACTAACTCTTGACACCGTAAATTTGGCTTTGAGCCGTTATTTCTCTGTATATTTGTGTCTGACtaactgtttctgtttgttcagATGAAGGATATGTGAAAATGTACTTGAAGGGTCGCCCCATCACCATGTACATGAACAAAGACCAAATGGACAGCTACTGCCTGGAGGCGAGAGCCGAGCTGCCAAGCAACAAACTCAAATTGGACTGGGTGTATCCTTTTGCTTTTGaattaataatagtaataatagaGCACCTGCATGCCTTTGCTCTTTTGGTTTCACTATTTCTGCAGCATCAaacactaaatttaaaaaaggaaacaaaataagGTCATTTTTGGATTGTGATCTATGAGAGGATGCTAGAGATGATGCTCCTGCCTCTTACTTGTCAGAGTGCATTTGCTCAGATATTCTCTTTCACTGTCTGCGCTGAGCTCATTGCTCTGCAGCCTGCAGACAATAATAACCTGCACACAAGCTGGTCCAGGATGGAACAAGCAGTTAGAAAGGAATTTGATcccatttattgatttattttatactCTGCCAGAGTCTTTGCTCTTCTCATTGAGTGCTTAGTCATGCAGAAATCCTCATAAAAAGCCATAAAGGAAAGAGATTAAATGGGGGAGAAAATAGGAGTGTTTCTATGCCTAAATGTTATCCACTTTTTAGCGCATGTATTTTAAACCtggattttttttgcaccgtttgtgtttgaaaatataGAAAGAATCAACTGGAATTTCCCTCCTTGACAGTTTTGAACTTCCAGCTATGGTTACAGGGGAAGAGACTGTCGCTCCAACCTGTACCTGCTCCCCACAGGGGAAACGGTGTATTTCATAGCCTCGGTGGTCGTCCTGTTCAACGTGGACGAGCAGCTGCAGAGGCACTACACAGGACACACGGATGACATCAAATGGTCAGTGGAAGCAGAGAGCATCACACCCTCTACAGCATTTAGACTTGCATTAGCACAGGAAAGGctatatctaattttttttttttttttttacaagcttaTCTCAGAAAACCTGTTCTCAGTCATTTAGACAGAAGCTTTTCAGTAATTGAAATATTGAATGAGTGAGATCTTGGGTTTTTATTCACATACGTTTGTTTAAACAGATtggattaaagattaaaaggATGCTTTGAAGCCCAAGCGTTTGAACTTTAGTATTTTGTCTAAAATGGGATAAAATTGACTTAATGTGTCTCAAGCTCCAGCACATGCTCCAGCCTTTCATGTTGTATGCCCTCATGTTTATTTAATGGGTcttcttgaatttaaaaaaaactgtctaagATGTCTATTCTTCTTGTCTTCATTAGCTTGGCAGTCCACCCGGATAaaatcaccatagcaactgggCAGGTGGCCGGCACTTCCTCAGATGGAAAAGTAAGTATATTTTTTAACTCCACATTGAGCCAATGAAGTGCTTCAGACATTACATGCATAAactcctttatttaaaaaaaaagttgctgcaGATGCTCCTTGTTTCAAACACTGATGCTCTCTCTCTCTTGTTCCTGCTTGAATGTTCCCATGCAGCAGCTGGCTCCACATGTTCGCGTATGGGACTCTGTCAGCCTCAACACCCTTCATGTGCTAGGTGCAGGTTTCTTTGACAGAGCAGTAGTATGCCTTGCTTTTTCCAAGTCGGTATGGAAACACCTGCACTTCCCCTCTATGCATTTCTGATTAATCACAATCAATATTTCGAATGGAAattaaactttgacttttgcaCGTTTTTGCTGGCTAGAATGGAGGCAACACTCTTTGTGTGGTTGACGATTCCAATGACCACATCCTGTCTTTGTGGGACTGGCAGAGAGAGGACAGACTTGCTGAGGTTAAGGTATGTAAGTCTTCTCTCTGTGCtccaacagctctttttttgtaCCAAATTCTTTGTCTGTGCATCACATCAGGGCTCCAATGAGTCAGTCTTCGCCGCAGACTTCCATCCCACAGACAGCAACGTCGTAGTGACTTGTGGGAAGTCTCATCTATGTTTCTGGACCTTGGAGAAAGGCATCCTGGTCAAGAAACAAGGGCTGTTtgaggtaaataaaaaaagacacctGGAGAATTTGAATCAATCAAGGCAAAAGATTTGGAAATTGAGGCAATCCATCAAGTGGTGTGCTACAAGTCCTTCTACAGTGGTTTTAGAGCACctgtttgtttatatgtttATTGCAGAAACAAGAGAAGCCCAAAtttgtgatatgtgtgaccttTGCGGAGAATGGAGATGCAATAACAGGAGACTCCAATGGCAACATCCTGGTGTGGGGAAAAggtaaaaatctttgtttaggAAAGTTCACAGAATGACGGTAGGTCAAAGAGCGCGTCTTATTTAACGAGTCGCTGgggacatctccagtgttaaagggttaaacagggATGTAATTATCCTCTCCTTCATGTACACCGATTCAAGCTTAAATTGAGGTTCGAGGCAACTGTTAATGATATATTGTAGGTGTAAGTGTGGGTATGTTTCCATGGTTACCAGCTCATTGTCACTAAGTTTTCAGGAGATCAGggagaagaaaacaaagctaaaaGTGGGCTTTATATCCTTAAAGGCCTTCTGCTTCATCCACTGAGTCCTCCTCTGTTTTCTGTGTGTGACGCCTGCTCAACTATAGCTGCCTCCCTCCCAGCACCTGACCTTTGTGGCTGCCTCCCTCATCCGTCTCATCTCTGTCTTACAGGCACTAATAGGATCAGTCACGTCATCCAAGGAGCTCACGAGGCCAGCGTCTTTGCAGTGTGCATGCTGAGAAACGGCACGTTGGTGTCTGGGGGGAAAGACCGAAGGCTTATTTCCTGGGACGGCAGCTATCAGCAGATACAAACCATGGAGgtaaaactgtgaaaaagcTTTCAAAAGGTGCCTGTTGTGCAGCAAAAAGGACAAGGAAACAACTTAAAAACAAGAGACTTGCCACTATTTAAAAGgaagatatgtttaaaaataaaagtttagcaacaaaaagtttttaaagtttttaaaacttttaaaacactgaaaagtGTTCAAAGTaagaagaaaaactaaaggaaaTGGGAGGAGGAACAAAAGAATTGAAAGTACTCTTTAAGTGGATTAAAAAGTTATGAAaatgtttatataaaaatataaaaatcacaTCATTTTCACAAAACCTTAAAGGAACCccacttttttatgtttcaatgaaataaaacctGATCTTATTGTGGTTATGAggttttcaaaatgattgaaaacAGTTCTAACTTTACGATAGTGAATCTTTTACGTGTTTTCATGTCCAAGCTCATAGAAAAGAGCTTGTTCCTTCACtgatgttcttttctttttatagctGGTGTTTTTTGGTTCTCTTAAATCTTCTTGCCACGCGGTGTAGAAGGAACAAGTGCTGGATTCCAAGTGAGCAGCTGCTTGCTCCATTTTCTCCCTGCAGGTGCCAGATTTGTTCGGTCCCATCCGGACCGTAGCAGAAGGCCGAGGGGAGACGGTGCTGATTGGGACCACAAAGAACTTCGTGTTGCAGGGCAGCCTTGATGGAGAATTCAAGTGCATCACACAGGTTAATGTTCTCAATAAAGctcttattttgtatttgtttttgtttttactttaaaaatgttcaaagacacccaacagttttttaattttttttttagggtcaCACTGATGAATTGTGGGGTCTCGCTGTTCATCCCTGCAAGCCTCAGTTCTTGACCTGTGGTTACGACAGACAGGTGTGTCTGTGGGACTCCAGCTCTCACCAGCTCATCTGGACCAAGACTGTTGATGTGAGTCTAAACAACACCGCCCCCTGGCGTGTGCCACGAAAACCACAAAACCCACCATGAGTTTGCATTTTTTACAAACTTCTAAGGACACATAAGGAGAAATGATTTTTATCATCTTTACACTACACTTGATTAATAATTTTAGCTATTGTTTAGCTGGCTATGAAAtacctttatttaaataaactctactataaatacttttaattaattttcagATTCATTCACCACTCATAAGAAGTATTTTTACATACTTTTCTCCCCATTTTTACTATTTCTTAATGGCTTAATCGTATGAAGATATTTTTGATAAATTCTCCTTCTCTAAAAAGTTTCTGAATCATATTTGTTGTGACATCATCAAAACTTCACTCGGTTGAAGTTTGATTGTCATCTGCAGGACGCCGCCCAGTCTGCAGGCTTTCATCCTTCTGGAGCTGTGGTTGCTGTTGGGACTCAAACTGGCAGGTAGACGCGGTTTCACGAAAGAtaacaacaaaagaaatgaatttaaaaaaacaatttccccAGATTGTGGAGCAGTTTGTGTTTGAACCTGCAGGTGGCTGGTGCTGGACACCGACTCCAAGGATTTAGTGACTGTGCA is drawn from Oryzias latipes chromosome 22, ASM223467v1 and contains these coding sequences:
- the eml1 gene encoding echinoderm microtubule-associated protein-like 1 isoform X3, whose protein sequence is MEDGFSSYSSLYDTSSLLQFCNDDSASATSSMEVTDRIASLEQRVQMQEDEIQLLKSALADVVRRLNLSEEQQALGSRRGPTKDPPKMRKSPSADSSVGKAARPMIATLPLRPTVNNGTILPKKGGGTLPSPSGPGSRKESNTAANKSLSHISPSARLFYLPLSTVRRANSNEHVGTLTRKDSGDAKGNRTRAGSTGSNSSGKRSDSKQRDPVFNADEGYVKMYLKGRPITMYMNKDQMDSYCLEARAELPSNKLKLDWVYGYRGRDCRSNLYLLPTGETVYFIASVVVLFNVDEQLQRHYTGHTDDIKCLAVHPDKITIATGQVAGTSSDGKQLAPHVRVWDSVSLNTLHVLGAGFFDRAVVCLAFSKSNGGNTLCVVDDSNDHILSLWDWQREDRLAEVKGSNESVFAADFHPTDSNVVVTCGKSHLCFWTLEKGILVKKQGLFEKQEKPKFVICVTFAENGDAITGDSNGNILVWGKGTNRISHVIQGAHEASVFAVCMLRNGTLVSGGKDRRLISWDGSYQQIQTMEVPDLFGPIRTVAEGRGETVLIGTTKNFVLQGSLDGEFKCITQGHTDELWGLAVHPCKPQFLTCGYDRQVCLWDSSSHQLIWTKTVDDAAQSAGFHPSGAVVAVGTQTGRWLVLDTDSKDLVTVHTDGNEQLSVIRYGPEGNFLAIGSHDNYIYIYAVAENGRKYSRVGKCSGHSSFITHLDWSADSQYLVSNSGDYEILYWIPSVCKQVVSVETTRDIEWATYTCTLGFQVFGLWPDGSDGTDINAACRSNAKNLLVSGDDFGKVHLFLYPCSQFRAPSHVYGGHSSHVTNVTFLHDDSSVVSTGGKDMSVMQWRIV
- the eml1 gene encoding echinoderm microtubule-associated protein-like 1 isoform X9, yielding MEDGFSSYSSLYDTSSLLQFCNDDSASATSSMEVTDRIASLEQRVQMQEDEIQLLKSALADVVRRLNLSEEQQALGSRRGPTKARPMIATLPLRPTVNNGTILPKKGGGTLPSPSGPGSRKESNTAANKSTVRRANSNEHVGTLTRKDSGDAKGNRTRAGSTGSNSSGKRSDSKQRDPVFNADEGYVKMYLKGRPITMYMNKDQMDSYCLEARAELPSNKLKLDWVYGYRGRDCRSNLYLLPTGETVYFIASVVVLFNVDEQLQRHYTGHTDDIKCLAVHPDKITIATGQVAGTSSDGKQLAPHVRVWDSVSLNTLHVLGAGFFDRAVVCLAFSKSNGGNTLCVVDDSNDHILSLWDWQREDRLAEVKGSNESVFAADFHPTDSNVVVTCGKSHLCFWTLEKGILVKKQGLFEKQEKPKFVICVTFAENGDAITGDSNGNILVWGKGTNRISHVIQGAHEASVFAVCMLRNGTLVSGGKDRRLISWDGSYQQIQTMEVPDLFGPIRTVAEGRGETVLIGTTKNFVLQGSLDGEFKCITQGHTDELWGLAVHPCKPQFLTCGYDRQVCLWDSSSHQLIWTKTVDDAAQSAGFHPSGAVVAVGTQTGRWLVLDTDSKDLVTVHTDGNEQLSVIRYGPEGNFLAIGSHDNYIYIYAVAENGRKYSRVGKCSGHSSFITHLDWSADSQYLVSNSGDYEILYWIPSVCKQVVSVETTRDIEWATYTCTLGFQVFGLWPDGSDGTDINAACRSNAKNLLVSGDDFGKVHLFLYPCSQFRAPSHVYGGHSSHVTNVTFLHDDSSVVSTGGKDMSVMQWRIV
- the eml1 gene encoding echinoderm microtubule-associated protein-like 1 isoform X4, giving the protein MSMKSKGWKTVKPDDSASATSSMEVTDRIASLEQRVQMQEDEIQLLKSALADVVRRLNLSEEQQALGSRRGPTKDPPKMRKSPSADSSVGKAARPMIATLPLRPTVNNGTILPKKGGGTLPSPSGPGSRKESNTAANKSLSHISPSARLFYLPLSTVRRANSNEHVGTLTRKDSGDAKGNRTRAGSTGSNSSGKRSDSKQRDPVFNAGTRRVTHCKDEGYVKMYLKGRPITMYMNKDQMDSYCLEARAELPSNKLKLDWVYGYRGRDCRSNLYLLPTGETVYFIASVVVLFNVDEQLQRHYTGHTDDIKCLAVHPDKITIATGQVAGTSSDGKQLAPHVRVWDSVSLNTLHVLGAGFFDRAVVCLAFSKSNGGNTLCVVDDSNDHILSLWDWQREDRLAEVKGSNESVFAADFHPTDSNVVVTCGKSHLCFWTLEKGILVKKQGLFEKQEKPKFVICVTFAENGDAITGDSNGNILVWGKGTNRISHVIQGAHEASVFAVCMLRNGTLVSGGKDRRLISWDGSYQQIQTMEVPDLFGPIRTVAEGRGETVLIGTTKNFVLQGSLDGEFKCITQGHTDELWGLAVHPCKPQFLTCGYDRQVCLWDSSSHQLIWTKTVDDAAQSAGFHPSGAVVAVGTQTGRWLVLDTDSKDLVTVHTDGNEQLSVIRYGPEGNFLAIGSHDNYIYIYAVAENGRKYSRVGKCSGHSSFITHLDWSADSQYLVSNSGDYEILYWIPSVCKQVVSVETTRDIEWATYTCTLGFQVFGLWPDGSDGTDINAACRSNAKNLLVSGDDFGKVHLFLYPCSQFRAPSHVYGGHSSHVTNVTFLHDDSSVVSTGGKDMSVMQWRIV
- the eml1 gene encoding echinoderm microtubule-associated protein-like 1 isoform X1 yields the protein MEDGFSSYSSLYDTSSLLQFCNDDSASATSSMEVTDRIASLEQRVQMQEDEIQLLKSALADVVRRLNLSEEQQALGSRRGPTKDPPKMRKSPSADSSVGKAARPMIATLPLRPTVNNGTILPKKGGGTLPSPSGPGSRKESNTAANKSLSHISPSARLFYLPLSTVRRANSNEHVGTLTRKDSGDAKGNRTRAGSTGSNSSGKRSDSKQRDPVFNAGTRRVTHCKDEGYVKMYLKGRPITMYMNKDQMDSYCLEARAELPSNKLKLDWVYGYRGRDCRSNLYLLPTGETVYFIASVVVLFNVDEQLQRHYTGHTDDIKCLAVHPDKITIATGQVAGTSSDGKQLAPHVRVWDSVSLNTLHVLGAGFFDRAVVCLAFSKSNGGNTLCVVDDSNDHILSLWDWQREDRLAEVKGSNESVFAADFHPTDSNVVVTCGKSHLCFWTLEKGILVKKQGLFEKQEKPKFVICVTFAENGDAITGDSNGNILVWGKGTNRISHVIQGAHEASVFAVCMLRNGTLVSGGKDRRLISWDGSYQQIQTMEVPDLFGPIRTVAEGRGETVLIGTTKNFVLQGSLDGEFKCITQGHTDELWGLAVHPCKPQFLTCGYDRQVCLWDSSSHQLIWTKTVDDAAQSAGFHPSGAVVAVGTQTGRWLVLDTDSKDLVTVHTDGNEQLSVIRYGPEGNFLAIGSHDNYIYIYAVAENGRKYSRVGKCSGHSSFITHLDWSADSQYLVSNSGDYEILYWIPSVCKQVVSVETTRDIEWATYTCTLGFQVFGLWPDGSDGTDINAACRSNAKNLLVSGDDFGKVHLFLYPCSQFRAPSHVYGGHSSHVTNVTFLHDDSSVVSTGGKDMSVMQWRIV
- the eml1 gene encoding echinoderm microtubule-associated protein-like 1 isoform X5, producing MSDCEGPPMDDSASATSSMEVTDRIASLEQRVQMQEDEIQLLKSALADVVRRLNLSEEQQALGSRRGPTKDPPKMRKSPSADSSVGKAARPMIATLPLRPTVNNGTILPKKGGGTLPSPSGPGSRKESNTAANKSLSHISPSARLFYLPLSTVRRANSNEHVGTLTRKDSGDAKGNRTRAGSTGSNSSGKRSDSKQRDPVFNAGTRRVTHCKDEGYVKMYLKGRPITMYMNKDQMDSYCLEARAELPSNKLKLDWVYGYRGRDCRSNLYLLPTGETVYFIASVVVLFNVDEQLQRHYTGHTDDIKCLAVHPDKITIATGQVAGTSSDGKQLAPHVRVWDSVSLNTLHVLGAGFFDRAVVCLAFSKSNGGNTLCVVDDSNDHILSLWDWQREDRLAEVKGSNESVFAADFHPTDSNVVVTCGKSHLCFWTLEKGILVKKQGLFEKQEKPKFVICVTFAENGDAITGDSNGNILVWGKGTNRISHVIQGAHEASVFAVCMLRNGTLVSGGKDRRLISWDGSYQQIQTMEVPDLFGPIRTVAEGRGETVLIGTTKNFVLQGSLDGEFKCITQGHTDELWGLAVHPCKPQFLTCGYDRQVCLWDSSSHQLIWTKTVDDAAQSAGFHPSGAVVAVGTQTGRWLVLDTDSKDLVTVHTDGNEQLSVIRYGPEGNFLAIGSHDNYIYIYAVAENGRKYSRVGKCSGHSSFITHLDWSADSQYLVSNSGDYEILYWIPSVCKQVVSVETTRDIEWATYTCTLGFQVFGLWPDGSDGTDINAACRSNAKNLLVSGDDFGKVHLFLYPCSQFRAPSHVYGGHSSHVTNVTFLHDDSSVVSTGGKDMSVMQWRIV